The following are encoded together in the Candidatus Omnitrophota bacterium genome:
- a CDS encoding iron-containing alcohol dehydrogenase family protein produces MKLRKSLWNPLNKMKKYKEFFGFGSLKKLDKLLDKYHPKKILLFSGKSSFGKSGAKFVLTKTLKHYRVSRFSDFSDNPKLSDIKKGIRAHRKFLPDLSIAVGGGSVIDLAKLVNFFSPQSRSIDYYVKSKENTYSKPKPLIAIPTTSGSGSEATHFAVFYRNKVKYSVSNKYLLPEAAIIDPQLSTSMDEYLTACTGMDAFCQAVESYWSVASNRASKKLAKRAINLVLNNIVRAVKSPSRSSRKAMSLAAHLAGKAINITKTTVSHALSYPLTSYFGIPHGHAVALTIGEALIFNSRITDPDSADTRGSSFVKKSLQELYSLMGCRDAHSCRDKIYYLMREINLETSLSKLGVKTKRQLMVISRNANLERLANNPRRISPGGIMNILRNIH; encoded by the coding sequence ATGAAATTAAGAAAAAGTTTATGGAATCCATTAAATAAAATGAAGAAATATAAAGAATTTTTTGGTTTTGGCAGTTTGAAAAAACTGGATAAACTTTTGGATAAGTATCACCCTAAGAAAATACTTTTATTTTCAGGAAAAAGTTCGTTCGGAAAAAGCGGTGCAAAATTCGTCTTAACCAAAACTCTTAAACATTACCGAGTCAGCAGATTCTCTGATTTTAGCGATAACCCCAAATTATCTGATATTAAGAAAGGTATCAGGGCGCATAGAAAATTCTTGCCGGACCTATCTATTGCTGTTGGTGGAGGCAGCGTTATTGATCTGGCAAAATTAGTCAATTTCTTCTCTCCCCAAAGTAGAAGCATAGACTACTATGTTAAATCAAAGGAAAACACATACAGTAAACCGAAACCCCTGATAGCCATACCTACGACTTCCGGTTCCGGCAGCGAGGCAACGCACTTTGCGGTATTCTACCGTAACAAAGTAAAGTATTCTGTTTCTAACAAATATTTATTGCCTGAAGCAGCTATTATTGACCCGCAGCTGAGCACATCTATGGATGAATATCTGACTGCCTGTACGGGAATGGATGCTTTCTGCCAGGCAGTAGAGTCCTATTGGAGCGTTGCTTCAAACAGGGCTTCTAAAAAATTAGCCAAACGCGCGATTAACCTGGTGTTAAATAATATTGTTAGGGCTGTTAAATCACCATCCCGTTCAAGCCGCAAGGCTATGTCTCTGGCGGCGCATTTGGCGGGGAAAGCCATCAATATCACTAAAACAACCGTTTCACATGCCTTATCTTATCCCTTAACTTCATATTTTGGCATACCACATGGCCATGCTGTTGCCTTAACTATCGGAGAGGCGCTTATTTTTAATTCCAGGATAACAGATCCGGATTCGGCTGATACAAGAGGAAGCAGCTTTGTGAAGAAAAGCCTGCAAGAGTTATATTCTTTAATGGGTTGCCGTGATGCCCATAGCTGCAGAGATAAAATATACTATTTGATGAGAGAGATAAATCTTGAAACAAGCCTTTCAAAACTCGGCGTAAAGACAAAAAGGCAGTTGATGGTTATTTCCAGGAACGCTAATTTAGAAAGATTAGCGAATAATCCCAGGCGTATTTCGCCGGGTGGCATAATGAATATCCTGAGGAACATACATTGA
- the aepY gene encoding phosphonopyruvate decarboxylase, with protein MLKPRDFFKLVTRKKISFFSGVPDSLLKDFCAFIEDTVGRKKHIIAANEGNAIALAAGNFLATARPGLVYMQNSGLGNSVNPLLSLADPEVYGIPMLLLIGWRGEPQVKDEPQHLKQGKVTLGMLKALGVPYRILPGDLAGADKIVKELYGIMIKRSCPVAIIVKKGTFEPYIKRASKTPKSDLSFMSREEAIKTIISNISDRSIVVSSTGYISRELFEVRQSLELSHNLDFMTVGSMGHASQVALGVALESRKSIYCLDGDGALIMHMGGMAIIGSTSPANFVHIVLNNGCHDSVGGQATAALNIDIVSIALACRYRKACRVYSVSQLIKSLNDTKQHGPCLIEVIVKKGSRPGLGRPTTSLYEIKKKFMESIK; from the coding sequence ATGCTGAAACCAAGGGATTTCTTTAAACTGGTTACGCGAAAAAAAATAAGCTTTTTTTCCGGAGTTCCGGATTCTCTTTTAAAGGATTTTTGTGCATTTATTGAGGATACGGTCGGCAGGAAAAAACATATTATCGCAGCTAATGAGGGCAATGCGATAGCTTTAGCTGCAGGGAATTTCTTAGCTACCGCCAGGCCGGGGCTCGTATATATGCAGAATTCAGGGTTGGGTAACAGCGTTAACCCACTTTTATCTCTGGCTGATCCTGAAGTTTATGGAATACCGATGCTGTTGTTGATCGGCTGGCGCGGGGAGCCGCAGGTTAAAGATGAGCCTCAGCATCTAAAACAGGGTAAAGTCACTTTAGGGATGTTGAAGGCGCTGGGTGTTCCTTACAGGATCCTGCCGGGGGATCTTGCCGGAGCTGATAAAATTGTCAAAGAACTCTACGGGATTATGATTAAGCGCAGCTGTCCTGTAGCAATTATAGTGAAAAAGGGAACCTTTGAGCCCTATATAAAGAGAGCGTCAAAAACACCAAAGAGCGACCTTTCATTTATGAGCCGCGAAGAAGCAATAAAAACCATAATCAGCAATATCAGTGACCGGAGTATTGTTGTTTCTTCAACAGGCTATATCTCCAGGGAGTTGTTTGAGGTTCGCCAGTCACTTGAGCTTTCGCATAACCTGGATTTTATGACAGTTGGTTCCATGGGGCATGCTTCTCAGGTTGCATTAGGAGTTGCGTTAGAGAGCAGGAAATCGATCTACTGCCTTGATGGAGACGGGGCTCTTATTATGCACATGGGCGGCATGGCAATAATCGGCTCAACTTCCCCTGCTAATTTTGTGCATATCGTTTTAAATAATGGCTGTCACGACTCTGTAGGAGGGCAAGCTACAGCCGCGCTCAATATTGATATTGTTTCTATTGCCCTTGCCTGCAGATATAGGAAAGCATGCAGGGTTTATTCTGTCAGCCAGCTGATAAAATCTTTGAATGATACAAAACAGCATGGGCCGTGTTTAATAGAAGTTATCGTAAAAAAGGGCTCAAGGCCCGGATTAGGGCGGCCAACAACCTCGTTATATGAAATTAAGAAAAAGTTTATGGAATCCATTAAATAA
- the aepX gene encoding phosphoenolpyruvate mutase, translating to MSKKVYVAMSADLVHPGHLNIINEAKKLGEVTVGLLTDSAIASYKRIPFLSFEQRKIIIENIKGVSMVVPQDTLDYVRNLEELRPDYVVHGDDWREGVQAKVRDRVIETLKKWGGRLVEIPYTAGISSTLLHEKLRSIGTTPQVRIRQLRRMFQAKGFVRVLEAHNGITGLIVENARFSNGQVNKEFDAIWLSSLTDSTAKGKPDIECVDLTSRSISLNEILEVTTKPIIFDGDTGGITDHFIFEVKTLERLGVSAVIIEDKIGLKKNSLFGAEANQTQDSIENFCHKISMGKKSQVTDDFMIIARVESLILNKGMDDAVSRAKAYIGAGADGVMIHTRQNTPEEIFNFCKEYAEFDKKVPLVVAPSTCSQVHENELIKNGVNMVIYANQLLRAAYPAMEKVAIEILKNERAYDCENLCMPIKEIISLINWEKDNTC from the coding sequence ATGTCGAAAAAAGTATATGTGGCAATGAGCGCTGACTTAGTCCATCCCGGGCACCTGAATATCATTAATGAAGCAAAAAAACTCGGGGAGGTGACAGTTGGGCTTCTTACTGATAGCGCTATAGCAAGCTACAAGAGGATCCCTTTTCTGTCTTTTGAGCAGAGAAAAATAATCATAGAGAATATAAAAGGTGTCTCCATGGTGGTGCCTCAGGATACGCTGGATTATGTCCGGAACCTTGAAGAGTTGCGCCCCGATTATGTCGTGCACGGTGATGACTGGAGGGAGGGTGTACAGGCAAAGGTCAGGGATAGGGTGATTGAAACGTTAAAAAAATGGGGCGGCAGGCTGGTTGAAATCCCATATACTGCAGGCATATCCTCAACCCTGCTGCATGAAAAGTTGCGTTCAATAGGCACTACTCCTCAGGTAAGGATCAGGCAGCTTCGAAGGATGTTCCAGGCAAAAGGCTTTGTCAGGGTGCTTGAAGCCCATAATGGTATTACCGGATTGATAGTAGAGAATGCGCGGTTTTCTAATGGGCAGGTAAACAAAGAGTTTGATGCCATCTGGCTCAGCAGCCTTACTGATTCTACTGCAAAGGGCAAGCCAGATATAGAGTGTGTTGATTTGACCTCGCGGTCGATATCCTTAAATGAGATATTAGAAGTTACCACCAAGCCAATAATATTTGATGGGGATACCGGCGGTATAACTGATCATTTTATTTTTGAAGTCAAGACACTTGAGAGGCTGGGGGTTTCAGCGGTAATAATCGAAGATAAGATAGGGCTTAAGAAAAATTCTCTTTTTGGCGCGGAAGCAAATCAGACACAGGATAGTATAGAAAATTTTTGTCATAAGATCAGTATGGGCAAGAAATCCCAGGTTACTGATGATTTTATGATTATAGCCAGGGTAGAAAGCCTTATCTTAAATAAGGGTATGGATGACGCTGTCAGCAGGGCAAAGGCTTATATCGGTGCCGGTGCAGATGGGGTCATGATCCACACCAGGCAAAATACCCCGGAGGAAATATTTAATTTTTGCAAGGAATATGCCGAATTTGACAAAAAGGTGCCTTTAGTTGTCGCACCCTCTACTTGCAGCCAAGTCCATGAAAATGAGCTCATAAAAAACGGCGTGAATATGGTTATTTATGCAAACCAGTTGCTGCGCGCCGCTTATCCTGCTATGGAAAAGGTCGCCATAGAGATCCTCAAGAACGAAAGGGCGTATGATTGTGAGAATTTGTGTATGCCGATAAAAGAAATAATCAGCTTAATAAATTGGGAGAAGGATAATACATGCTGA
- a CDS encoding MarR family EPS-associated transcriptional regulator, with amino-acid sequence MDNNGNNIVKLEHSLGVLTEIEANPQITQRYLSQKLKISLGKVNFLINAFVEKGFIEIKNFKNSKNKIGYMYMLTPDGIKTKVRLTQEFFVWKMEQYEKLKREIEAFNGNAGHGKGKD; translated from the coding sequence ATGGATAATAATGGTAATAATATAGTCAAATTAGAGCATTCCTTAGGGGTCCTAACGGAAATCGAAGCTAATCCCCAGATCACCCAGCGCTACCTTTCACAAAAGCTGAAGATCAGCCTAGGCAAAGTCAATTTTCTTATCAATGCCTTTGTTGAAAAAGGCTTTATTGAGATTAAGAATTTTAAAAACTCAAAAAATAAAATTGGATATATGTACATGTTGACTCCTGATGGCATAAAGACTAAGGTCAGGCTTACGCAGGAATTTTTTGTCTGGAAGATGGAACAGTACGAGAAATTAAAGAGAGAAATTGAGGCCTTTAATGGTAATGCCGGACACGGCAAAGGCAAGGATTAA
- a CDS encoding radical SAM protein: protein MKVIIAYPPLISAKGYPTLGQNRQFQYFTEPTYIYPVVPAQAATLLKRNGYDVLWLDSIAENISRQEFIEIIKKEKPDLIAFETKTPVVKQHWKMIDELSSLSIDGKKVKTVLFGDHVTALPEESMLNCKVDFILTGGDYDFLLLNLCNLIAKSSTFSLNSGTITKLEAGIWYRDDNRISNTGKFKLDHELDNIPFIDRDLTKWRNYAFKNGNYKLKPGTYIMSARDCWWGKCTFCSWPTLYPRFRSRSVNSVLDEVGILIDKYGVKEIMDDSGSLPTGSWLSDFCNGARQRGYNKDVYFDCNMRFGALNFEEYKSMKSAGFRLLLFGIESANQSTLDRINKNLKVEEIITSCKDARRAGLYPHITIMFGYPWETYDDAVKTLKLGRWLLLKGYAYTMQATIVIPYPGSMLFDECRSNGWLKYSDWDDYDMTKPVMKTLISDDKLKEMVEYMYKISLSPEFIFRKLISIRDLDDLKYYFMAAKKVIGHIADFKRGKCSCRSN, encoded by the coding sequence TTGAAAGTAATAATAGCTTATCCGCCATTAATATCAGCGAAAGGATATCCTACCCTGGGTCAAAACAGGCAATTCCAGTATTTCACTGAGCCTACTTATATTTATCCTGTGGTCCCTGCCCAGGCCGCGACTTTACTAAAGAGAAACGGCTATGATGTTTTGTGGCTGGATTCTATTGCTGAGAATATTTCACGGCAAGAATTTATCGAGATTATAAAAAAAGAGAAACCGGACCTGATAGCTTTTGAAACCAAGACCCCGGTAGTAAAGCAGCACTGGAAGATGATTGACGAACTGAGCTCGTTAAGCATAGACGGCAAAAAGGTAAAAACTGTATTATTCGGCGACCATGTAACAGCGCTTCCTGAAGAGTCTATGCTGAATTGTAAGGTAGATTTTATTCTGACGGGAGGAGATTATGATTTCCTTTTGCTTAACTTGTGTAATTTAATCGCAAAGAGCAGCACTTTTTCGTTAAACTCCGGCACGATAACAAAGCTTGAGGCGGGGATTTGGTATAGAGATGATAACCGTATAAGCAATACCGGCAAGTTTAAGCTTGACCACGAATTAGACAACATCCCGTTTATCGACCGGGATTTAACTAAATGGAGAAATTATGCGTTTAAGAACGGAAATTATAAGCTAAAACCCGGGACGTACATAATGTCAGCCAGAGATTGCTGGTGGGGCAAATGCACATTTTGTAGTTGGCCTACCCTTTATCCCAGGTTTAGGAGCCGCAGCGTTAACAGCGTCTTAGATGAGGTCGGGATACTGATAGATAAATACGGCGTGAAAGAAATAATGGATGATTCAGGAAGCCTTCCTACGGGAAGTTGGCTTAGCGACTTTTGTAATGGGGCCAGGCAGAGAGGTTATAATAAAGATGTTTATTTTGATTGCAATATGCGTTTTGGCGCCTTAAATTTTGAGGAATATAAAAGCATGAAGAGCGCGGGTTTCCGCCTGCTTCTATTTGGAATAGAATCAGCAAACCAAAGCACACTTGACCGGATTAATAAAAATTTGAAGGTTGAGGAAATAATAACTTCTTGTAAAGATGCAAGGCGTGCAGGCCTGTATCCACACATCACTATAATGTTCGGCTATCCGTGGGAGACGTACGATGATGCCGTTAAGACTTTAAAATTAGGCAGATGGCTGTTGCTAAAAGGTTATGCTTATACTATGCAGGCAACTATTGTGATCCCTTATCCGGGCTCCATGCTCTTTGATGAATGCAGATCTAACGGTTGGCTGAAGTATTCGGATTGGGATGACTATGATATGACTAAGCCTGTGATGAAAACTTTGATCAGCGACGACAAACTTAAAGAAATGGTTGAATACATGTATAAGATTTCACTTTCTCCGGAATTTATATTCAGGAAACTAATCTCAATCAGGGATCTGGATGATTTAAAATACTATTTTATGGCCGCAAAGAAGGTAATAGGGCATATAGCTGATTTTAAAAGGGGCAAATGCAGCTGCCGGAGCAATTAA
- a CDS encoding glycosyltransferase, with the protein MTVSIIIAVKTWQKNLKECVDSCKCLDYADFEILILPDQSFQGGIPLDIAVPVSIIPTGPVNPGLKRDMGLKHAKGQIIAFLDDDTYPCRDWLKNAVRNFDNPDVAAVGGPAVTPDKDSFMQRASGLVYSSIVVSGSYKYRYVPGKKQEVDDFPSCNLFVRKQVLLELGGFNTAFWPGEDTKLCLDIIKSGRKIVYDPEVLVWHHRRPLFIPHLRQIASYALHRGYFVKRFPENSLKPAYFLPSILTLGLAIGAIISIFSIHFRFLFLSGAALYALIVLAFSIKKQVLMSPCVFFGVIATHLTYGAFFLKGLLAKKLKEEN; encoded by the coding sequence ATGACCGTATCGATTATTATCGCCGTAAAAACATGGCAAAAGAATTTAAAAGAATGCGTAGATAGTTGCAAGTGCCTGGATTACGCTGACTTTGAGATTTTGATCCTCCCCGATCAGAGCTTTCAGGGTGGCATACCTTTGGATATAGCTGTCCCGGTAAGCATAATACCCACTGGTCCGGTTAACCCCGGACTTAAAAGGGATATGGGTTTAAAGCATGCCAAAGGCCAGATTATCGCGTTCCTGGACGATGACACATATCCGTGCAGAGATTGGCTGAAGAACGCTGTAAGGAATTTTGACAATCCTGATGTTGCTGCGGTCGGCGGACCGGCTGTTACGCCCGATAAGGATAGTTTTATGCAGAGGGCCAGCGGTTTAGTGTATTCTTCAATAGTTGTCAGCGGCAGTTACAAATACAGATATGTGCCTGGAAAAAAGCAGGAAGTAGATGATTTCCCTTCGTGTAATTTATTTGTACGCAAGCAAGTATTATTGGAGTTAGGAGGGTTTAATACCGCCTTTTGGCCGGGAGAAGATACGAAGCTTTGTCTGGACATAATTAAAAGCGGCAGAAAGATCGTTTATGACCCGGAAGTCCTTGTTTGGCATCATCGCAGACCGTTATTCATACCTCATTTAAGGCAGATAGCCAGTTATGCGCTTCACCGGGGTTATTTTGTAAAAAGGTTCCCGGAGAATTCATTAAAACCTGCATATTTCCTGCCATCAATTCTTACTCTTGGGTTAGCAATCGGTGCTATTATTTCAATCTTTAGCATTCATTTCAGGTTTTTATTTTTATCGGGCGCAGCTCTTTATGCCCTTATCGTGCTTGCATTCAGCATTAAAAAACAGGTCCTGATGTCCCCTTGTGTTTTTTTCGGGGTTATTGCTACCCATTTAACCTACGGAGCCTTTTTTTTAAAGGGTCTGTTAGCCAAAAAGCTTAAGGAAGAAAATTGA
- a CDS encoding glycosyltransferase yields MRNIDGLVSIVMPTYNEAENIFASINETIKTFDNFGCKWELVILDDGSTDNTYDILKSIEEKHNGRVIVRKNPFNVGKGRALKKAFHYVNGDYVVFIDADMDLHPLQVQTLFDIMKLDNADIVIGSKLHPNSLVNYPFYRRIISYIYYLIIKLLFNLPCHDTQTGLKLFKTQVLKAVFPRILVKKFAFDLEVLANANHLGYKIAEAPIVLDSKRPFGRIGLKAMITTFWDTLAIFYRMHIIKYYDRIDYYRRKNMAKEFKRMRR; encoded by the coding sequence ATGAGAAACATTGACGGTCTGGTATCTATAGTGATGCCGACTTATAACGAAGCAGAGAATATTTTTGCCAGCATTAACGAAACTATTAAAACATTTGATAATTTCGGCTGCAAGTGGGAACTTGTAATCCTTGATGACGGCTCAACCGATAATACATATGATATTTTAAAATCGATAGAAGAAAAGCATAACGGCAGGGTCATTGTCAGGAAAAACCCTTTTAACGTGGGCAAAGGCAGGGCATTGAAGAAAGCTTTTCATTATGTTAACGGCGACTATGTAGTATTTATCGATGCTGATATGGACCTCCATCCGCTTCAGGTCCAGACACTATTTGATATAATGAAACTTGATAATGCAGATATCGTTATTGGTTCAAAATTGCACCCAAATTCCCTGGTAAATTACCCATTTTACCGCAGGATAATAAGTTATATTTACTATCTGATAATAAAGCTTTTGTTCAATTTGCCCTGTCATGATACCCAGACCGGGCTTAAGCTTTTTAAAACACAAGTTTTAAAGGCGGTATTCCCCAGGATACTGGTAAAAAAATTTGCATTTGACCTTGAAGTATTAGCAAACGCAAACCATTTGGGATACAAAATAGCGGAGGCTCCCATTGTCCTGGATTCTAAGCGCCCTTTCGGCAGGATCGGTTTAAAGGCAATGATAACTACTTTTTGGGATACCCTGGCAATATTTTACAGGATGCATATTATAAAATACTATGACCGTATCGATTATTATCGCCGTAAAAACATGGCAAAAGAATTTAAAAGAATGCGTAGATAG